In a genomic window of Suricata suricatta isolate VVHF042 chromosome 12, meerkat_22Aug2017_6uvM2_HiC, whole genome shotgun sequence:
- the LOC115273718 gene encoding olfactory receptor 7A17-like produces the protein MDPANDTGISEFLLMGFSEEPELQPLIFGTFLSMYLMTVFGNLLIILAISSDSQLHTTMYFFLANLSFVDICFTSTTIPKMLWNIQTQSKVITYADCITQIYFFILFAGLDMFLLTVMAYDRFVAICHPVHYQVIMNPRLCGLLVLGSWVLSALHSLLESLMVLPLSFCTVLEIPQFYCELNLIIQLACSDTFLNNIVLYFACVFLAGGPFIGILYSYSKIVSSIRGISSAQGKYKAFSTCASHLSVVSLFYCTSLGVYLSSAATQSSHLSATASVLYTVVTPMLNPFIYSLRNKDVKLALMRFSGMAAQKRSIVLG, from the coding sequence ATGGACCCAGCAAATGATACaggaatttcagaatttcttcttaTGGGATTTTCAGAAGAACCAGAACTGCAGCCCCTCATATTTGGGACTTTCCTTTCCATGTACCTGATGACTGTGTTTGGAAACTTGCTCATCAtattggccatcagctctgattCTCAACTTCACACaaccatgtacttcttcctcgccAACCTGTCCTTTGTagacatctgcttcacctccaccaccatccccaAGATGCTGTGGAACATCCAGACTCAGAGCAAAGTCATAACCTATGCAGACTGCATCACCCAGATATACTTTTTTATACTCTTTGCAGGTTTAGACATGTTTCTGTTgacagtgatggcctatgaccggtttgtggccatctgtcaccccgTGCACTACCAGGTCATCATGAACCCCAGGCTCTGTGGACTGCTGGTTCtggggtcctgggtcctgagtgCCCTGCATTCCTTGTTAGAAAGCTTAATGGTGCTGCCACTGTCCTTCTGTACAGTCTTAGAAATCCCCCAGTTTTACTGTGAACTCAATCTGATCATCCAACTTGCCTGTTCTGACACCTTTCTCaataacatagtgttatattttGCATGTGTGTTCCTGGCTGGGGGTCCCTTCATTGGAATCCTTTACTCTTACTCTAAAATAGTTTCTTCCATACGTGGGATCTCATCAGCTCAGGGcaagtataaagcattttccacTTGTGCGTCTCACCTCTCGGTTGTCTCCTTATTTTATTGTACGAGCCTAGGAGTGTACCTTAGCTCTGCTGCTACCCAGAGCTCCCACTTAAGTGCAACAGCTTCAGTATTGTACACAGTGGTCacgcccatgctgaaccccttcatctacagcctgaggaacaaagaTGTAAAACTTGCTCTGATGAGATTTTCTGGGATGGCAGCTCAAAAAAGGTCAATTGTTCTGGGCTGA